In Tsukamurella tyrosinosolvens, the genomic window GCAGGACTTGTTGTGCTGCGCGGCCTCCGCGACCGTCGGTGACGTGGCGCCGAGCTCGCCGTAGCTGTTGATGAACGAACAGCCGCGGAAGTCGTTCTCGGCGAACATCTCATCGAGCCAGTCGAAGACTGCGAGGACCCTCTCCTCCGGCCCGCCGGCCCGGTCGACGTACTTCTGCAGCCCGTCGGTCCAGCGGCGGTCGCGAATAGCCAATACCTCGGCGACGAGCGCATCCTTCGAGGGGAAGAGCTTGTAGATCGCCTTGAGGGAGACGGCGGCCGCGGTGCGGATCTCGTCCATGCCGACGGCTTGGATCCCCTTGCCGTAGAACAGCTTCTCCGCCGCCTCCAGCACGGCGGCGCGCTGCTGATCCGCATCCATCTTCTACAACCCCTTGACGAGAGAACGATCGTTCCCCTACTCTAGCACTCAGCGCGAGAACGAACGTTCTCCGCGAAGTCGACAAGGAGCAGATCATGAGCAAGACCGTCCTCGAGCCCGCCGCCCAGGCCTTCTCCGACGCCACCGCCACCCCGCCCTACCTGTTCGACCTCGGCCCCGTCGAGGGCCGCAAGACCGTCGACGAGGTGCAGTCCGGCGAGGGCGTCACGTTCCCCGAGGTCGACGAGGAGTGGATCACCGTGCCCGGCGGCCCCACCGGCGAGGTCCGCACCCGCATCGTCCGCCCGAAGGGCGCCACCGGCGTCCTGCCCGTCATCCTCTACGTCCACGGCGCGGGCTGGGTGTTCGGCAACGCCCACACGCACGACCGCCTGGTCCGCGAGTTCGCCGTCGGCACCGGCGCGGCCGTCGTCTTCCCCGAGTACGACCTCTCCCCCGAGGCGCGCTACCCGATCGCGATCGAACAGAACTACGCCGTCGCGCAGTGGGTCGTGAACTCCGGCGCCGAGAAGAACCTCGACGGCACCCGCATCGCCGTCTCCGGCGACTCCGTCGGCGGCGACATGGCGGCCGTGCTCGCCCTCCAGGCCAAGGCCCGCGGCGACGTGACGCTGGCCGCTCAGGTCCTGCTGTACCCCGTGGTGGATGCAGACTTCGAGACCGGCTCGTACCACGAGTTCGCCGAGGGCTACTTCCTGCGCCGCGACGCCATGCAGTGGTTCTGGGACCAGTACACGACCGACGAGGCGCAGCGCGCCGAGATCTTCGCCTCGCCGCTGAAGGCCACCGTCGAGCAGCTACGGGACCTGCCGCCCGCCACCGTCATCACCGCGGAGGCCGACGTGCTGCGCGACGCCGGCGAGGCCTACGCCGCCAAGCTCCGCGAGGCCGGCAACGAGGTGACCGCCGTGCGCGTCGGCGGCGTCATCCACGACTTCATGATGCTCAACGCGCTGCGCGAGACCCACGGCGCGCAGGCCGGTTTCGACCTCGCCATCGCCGCGTTCCGGCGCGCGCTGGCCTGATCGAACTCCCCGCGCACACCACGACGGCCCCGGGCATCCGCCCGGGGCCGTCGCCCGCGTTCCGATCAGTCGTGGATGATCACGCCGCGGATGTTCTTGCCCTCCCGCAGGTCCGCGTAGCCCTGGTTCACGTCCTCGAGCGAGTACCGGGTCGTGATCAGCTCGTCGAGCTTGAGCTCCCCCGCGTCGTAGAGGCGCAGCAGCCGGACGATGTCGTACTGCGGGTTCATCGATCCGAACAGCGTGCCCATGATCGTCTTCTGATTCAGCGTGAGATCGGTGCCGGAGACGTGCACGGTGAGCTTCTCCGGATCGGCGAGGCCCGTGATCACGACCTTGCCGCCCTTGCCGATCGCCGCCGTGGCGTCCTGGACCACCTTCTCGTCGACGGTGCCCACGAGGATCAGGGCGGCGTCCGCGCCCTGGCCCCAGGTCAGCTCGGTGACCTTCTCCTGCGCCTCCTCGGCTGTCGCGAAGGCGTGCGTCGCACCGAACTTCAGCGCAGTGTCCCGCTTGAGCGCCACCGGGTCGACGACCACGACGTACTTGCAGCCCGCCGACACGGCGCCCTGCACGGCGTTGATGCCGAGGCCGCCGATGCCGTAGATCACCGCGGTGTCGCCGGGGCGCAGGCCGCCGGCCGACACCGCGGTCCCCCAGCCCGACGGGACGCCGCAGCCCACAAGGACGGCCGTCTCCAGCGGGAGCCAGTCGTCGATCTTGACCACCGAGTGCTGGCTGATCGTCGCGCGCTCGGCGAAGGTGCCGAGCATGCACATGGCGCCGAAATCCTGCCCGCCGCCGCGGAACCGGAAGGTCCCGTCGGGCATGGATCCCTCGAGAATGGTGGCGCCGAGGTCGCAGAGGTTCTGGCGGCCCGTGGAGCAGTACCGGCAGGTGCCGCAGTTCGGGATGAAGCTGCACACCACGTGGTCCCCGGGCTTGACCTTGGTGACGCCGGGGCCGACCTCCTCGATGATCCCGGAACCCTCGTGGCCGCCGACGATGGGATAGCGCGGCGGGAGATCGCCGTCGGTCAGATGCAGGTCGGAGTGGCACAGGCCGGCGGCGGTGTACTTGATGAGCACCTCGCCGGGGCCGGGACCGTCGAGCTCGAGTTCCATGATCTCGAAGGGCTTCCCGGCCTCGAGCAGCACGGCGGCTTTGGTCTTCATGATGGTTCCCTTCCGCGTCAGAGCGCGATGTTGACGGACTTGGTCTGGGTGTAGAGGTCGATCGCGGAGTCGCCGAGCTCGCGGCCCCAGCCGGACTGCTTGAAGCCGCCGAAGGGCAGCGCGGTGTCGAAGCCGTTGTACTGGTTGACCCACACGGAACCGGCCTTGACGGCGGCGGCGGTGCGGTGCGCCTTGGAGACGTCCTTGGTCCAGATGCCCGCGGCGAGGCCGTAGATCGAGTCGTTGGCGGCACGGACCACGTCGTCCTCGTCGTCGAAGGGCAGTGCGGCGACGACGGGGCCGAAGATCTCCTCCTCGACGATGGAGAAGCCGGGCTCGACGTCCACGAAGACCGTGGGTTCGATGAAGTAGCCCTCGTCGCCCCAGCGCTTGCCGCCCGTCAGCGCCCGGGCACCGTCGGCCAGCCCCTGCTGGATGTAGCCGTTGACGCGGTCGAACTGCTCCTGCGAGACGAGCGGGCCGAGCTCGGTGGTCGGATCCAGCCCGGGGCCGATCTTGGCGGCGGCCGCGGCATCGGCGACGGCCTGCGTGAACTCGTCGAAGATGGACCGCTGCACGAACATCCGGGTGCCGGCGACGCAGCACTGGCCGTGGTTGAAGGTCCACGCGGCGACCGAGCCGGCGACGGCGGCCTCCAGATCGGCGTCCGCGAAGACGATGTTGGGGCTCTTGCCGCCCAGCTCCAGCGAGACCTTCTTGAGGTTGCCGGTGGCGGCGGAGACGATCTTCTTGCCCACCTCGGTCGAACCGGTGAAGGCCACCTTGTCGACGTCGGGGTGGCCCGACAGCGCGGCGCCGGCATCGCCGAAGCCGGGGACGATGTTCACCACGCCCGGCGGGAAGCCCGCCTCCTCGAAGACCTCGCCCAGCAGGAGCGCCGTGAGCGGCGTCTGCTCGGCGGGCTTGAGCACCACGGTGTTCCCGGCGGCGAGGGCGGGCGCCAGCTTCCACGTGGCCATCAGGATGGGGAAGTTCCACGGCACGATCTGCCCGCACACGCCGAGCGACTCGCGCCGCGTATAGGCGTGGAACTCGCCGCCGGGGGCGAAGGGCATCGACGGGGTGACCGCCGCGCCGCGGATCTTGGTGACCAGGCCCGCGTTGTAGCGCCAGACGTCGGCCGACCAGCCCACGTCGACGCCGGTGGCGATGGCGACCGACTTGCCGTTGTCGAGGGCCTCGAGCTGTCCGAAGATCTCCGCGCGCTCGGAGAGGATGTCGCCGACCTTCCAGATCAGGCGCTCCCGCTCGTTCGGCTTCATCCGCGACCACGGGCCCTCGTACGCGGCGCGGGCGGCGGCGACGGCGCGATCGACGTCGGGGGCCTCGCCGTGCGCGACCCGGGTGATCACCTGCCCGGTCGCCGGGTCGTGGGTGTCGAAGGTGCGGCCGGACAGGGCGTCGACCCACTGCCCGCCGATGAGCATCCTCCGATCCCGGGAGACGAAATCGGCGACGGCGGGAAGCAGATCGGGCACGGCGATGGTGGTCATCGGATTCTCCTTGCGAACCGAGGGTGTGATGCACGCCACGTGGCGTCACCTTCAGTTCTCGCACGGAGCGAGCGACCGGCCGTGTTCGGAAACTGGACACTCCGGGTGGACGGTCACCGCACGTGGCCGGCCGCGAACCCCGGCCGACCTGTGGGAACGACCCGTCAGCCCCGGATGCCGAGCGCCCGGATGCGGGCGTACAGGGTGGTGCGGCTGATGCCGAGCGCAGTGGCCGCGCGACTCTTGTTGCCGTCGGCGGCCGCGAGGGCCGCGAGGATCGCCTGGCGCTCCGCCTGCTCCATCCCCCGCAGCCGGGCGGCGCGGGTCGAGCCGCGGTACTCGGCCGGCAGGTCCGCGGCGGTGACGGTGCGCCCGCCCCGCGCGAGGACGGCGCCCGCCGCCTCGGTGAGCACCATCGACAGCTCGGCGAGGTTGCCCGGCCACTCCTGCGAGAGCAGGGCGTCTGCGGCGTCGGCGCCGAGCTCCAGGCGCGGGTCCACCGCAGCGACGATGCCGTGCCCGAGCGAGGCGATCTCCGTGGCCCGCTCCCGCAGCGGCGGGAGCACGATCCGTCGCCGGCAGCACGCGACCAGCGCGCCGACCGCGGGCGACAGCGACTCCGCCGGTCCGGTCACGACCACGACGGACACCCCGGGGCCCGCCGGCGCGGCGACGGCGGCGTGCAGCAGCAGCGCGGAGCGCTCGTCGAGGAGGTCCGCCCCGTCGACGACGAGGCCCCGGCCCGCCTCGCGGCACGCGCGGAGCAGCGCGGGAATGTCGGGCTCGCGGCCCGCGAGGATCGCGCCCGCGACGTCGAGGACGGTGTGCGCGTCCTCGGCGACGCAGGTCATGGCGCGGGTGCTCCGGCCGGTGCCGGGCTCACCGCTCACGGCGACGGTCGGCGCCGTCGCGGGCCGCGGGGCGATGACCGGCGCGGACGGTCCGTCGGGGCGCGGACGGAGCCGGAAGACCGCGGCGTGCGGCGCGCCGTCGGGCCTGCTGACCGCGACGTCGGCGACGACGCCCGAGACGAGCGTGAGCACGGCCGTGCGCGGCGCGCCGTCGGCGAGCAACAGGCGGAGCGTGCCGAAGTCGCCGGGGGCGAGCAGCTGCGCGGCGGCGGCGTTGGTGAGCTGGAGGTCGTCGCCGATCGCGGCGACGGCGACGTCCCGGCGTCGCGCCGCGCGCTGATAGGCGGCGATGACCGCGCGGTGCGAGGCGTGGGAGCGGTCGAGCAACCGTCCCGAGATGTCGTCGACGAGGCCGCGGACCAGCGGGATCGAGAGCGGGTTGATCCGGTCCGCGATCTCCGCCATGCAGATGACGCCGGCGAGCCGTCGCGTCGCGGGGTGGATGATCGGGCGTCCGAAGCAGCTCAGCGTGCGGAACTGCTCGAGGTAGTGCTCGGCGCCGTTGATCGCCACGTCGCCGCGCACCTCGAGCGGCGTGCCGAGCGCCGTAGTGCCCATCTCCCCCTCACCGAACGCCGCGCCGGCGATGGCGCCCAGGCCCTCGAGGCGGCGTTCCAGCGTCAGGTCGGCCGTCACGCGGGAGACCAGGCGGGAGCGGTGATCCACGAGGAGCAGCGCCGTGTTGGATCCGCTGAGCGCGGTGGCGGCCCGGGCGAGGACCGGACGCGCGGCGTCGAGCAGCGTGTCCGCGGCCTCGATGGCGCCGATCTCGGGGTCCGGGTGCGCGTCGGGGCGCAGGCCCGCGCGGTCCGAGCGCAGCCACGAGGCCGCGATCACCGGGCGGTGCGGGGAGGTCTCCACCCCCACAGTGTGACATGGATCACCGGATATGACACTCAGTGTCGGAACACGGGCTGCAGGCGGTGCAACGCCTCCTCGATCTCGGCGGTCGCGCCGGCGAAGCTGAGCCGGATGGTCCGCCGGCCGCGCACGGTGTCGAAGTCCAGGCCCGGGGTGATCGCGACGCCCGTCTCGTCGAGGACGCGCGCGCACCAGGCGAGCGAGTCGTCGGTGAGGTGGCCGATGTCGGCATAGGCGTAGAAGGCCCCGTCGGGCGGCGCGACCTCGGTGACGCCCAGTTCCCGCAGGCCCGCGAGAACCACTTCGCGGTTGCGCGCGTACCCGGCGACGTGCGCGTCCAGCTCCACCCGCGCCCCGTCGGAGAAGGCGGCGACCGCCGCGTACTGGCTGATGGCCGGCGGGC contains:
- a CDS encoding TetR/AcrR family transcriptional regulator translates to MDADQQRAAVLEAAEKLFYGKGIQAVGMDEIRTAAAVSLKAIYKLFPSKDALVAEVLAIRDRRWTDGLQKYVDRAGGPEERVLAVFDWLDEMFAENDFRGCSFINSYGELGATSPTVAEAAQHNKSCYQDELTSLVAEAGLPERVAIQIGLLTEGALTTAAILGPDGVVDGARQAARVLMNAQR
- a CDS encoding alpha/beta hydrolase, which translates into the protein MSKTVLEPAAQAFSDATATPPYLFDLGPVEGRKTVDEVQSGEGVTFPEVDEEWITVPGGPTGEVRTRIVRPKGATGVLPVILYVHGAGWVFGNAHTHDRLVREFAVGTGAAVVFPEYDLSPEARYPIAIEQNYAVAQWVVNSGAEKNLDGTRIAVSGDSVGGDMAAVLALQAKARGDVTLAAQVLLYPVVDADFETGSYHEFAEGYFLRRDAMQWFWDQYTTDEAQRAEIFASPLKATVEQLRDLPPATVITAEADVLRDAGEAYAAKLREAGNEVTAVRVGGVIHDFMMLNALRETHGAQAGFDLAIAAFRRALA
- a CDS encoding aldehyde dehydrogenase family protein, with the translated sequence MTTIAVPDLLPAVADFVSRDRRMLIGGQWVDALSGRTFDTHDPATGQVITRVAHGEAPDVDRAVAAARAAYEGPWSRMKPNERERLIWKVGDILSERAEIFGQLEALDNGKSVAIATGVDVGWSADVWRYNAGLVTKIRGAAVTPSMPFAPGGEFHAYTRRESLGVCGQIVPWNFPILMATWKLAPALAAGNTVVLKPAEQTPLTALLLGEVFEEAGFPPGVVNIVPGFGDAGAALSGHPDVDKVAFTGSTEVGKKIVSAATGNLKKVSLELGGKSPNIVFADADLEAAVAGSVAAWTFNHGQCCVAGTRMFVQRSIFDEFTQAVADAAAAAKIGPGLDPTTELGPLVSQEQFDRVNGYIQQGLADGARALTGGKRWGDEGYFIEPTVFVDVEPGFSIVEEEIFGPVVAALPFDDEDDVVRAANDSIYGLAAGIWTKDVSKAHRTAAAVKAGSVWVNQYNGFDTALPFGGFKQSGWGRELGDSAIDLYTQTKSVNIAL
- a CDS encoding NDMA-dependent alcohol dehydrogenase, which translates into the protein MKTKAAVLLEAGKPFEIMELELDGPGPGEVLIKYTAAGLCHSDLHLTDGDLPPRYPIVGGHEGSGIIEEVGPGVTKVKPGDHVVCSFIPNCGTCRYCSTGRQNLCDLGATILEGSMPDGTFRFRGGGQDFGAMCMLGTFAERATISQHSVVKIDDWLPLETAVLVGCGVPSGWGTAVSAGGLRPGDTAVIYGIGGLGINAVQGAVSAGCKYVVVVDPVALKRDTALKFGATHAFATAEEAQEKVTELTWGQGADAALILVGTVDEKVVQDATAAIGKGGKVVITGLADPEKLTVHVSGTDLTLNQKTIMGTLFGSMNPQYDIVRLLRLYDAGELKLDELITTRYSLEDVNQGYADLREGKNIRGVIIHD
- a CDS encoding helix-turn-helix domain-containing protein, which gives rise to METSPHRPVIAASWLRSDRAGLRPDAHPDPEIGAIEAADTLLDAARPVLARAATALSGSNTALLLVDHRSRLVSRVTADLTLERRLEGLGAIAGAAFGEGEMGTTALGTPLEVRGDVAINGAEHYLEQFRTLSCFGRPIIHPATRRLAGVICMAEIADRINPLSIPLVRGLVDDISGRLLDRSHASHRAVIAAYQRAARRRDVAVAAIGDDLQLTNAAAAQLLAPGDFGTLRLLLADGAPRTAVLTLVSGVVADVAVSRPDGAPHAAVFRLRPRPDGPSAPVIAPRPATAPTVAVSGEPGTGRSTRAMTCVAEDAHTVLDVAGAILAGREPDIPALLRACREAGRGLVVDGADLLDERSALLLHAAVAAPAGPGVSVVVVTGPAESLSPAVGALVACCRRRIVLPPLRERATEIASLGHGIVAAVDPRLELGADAADALLSQEWPGNLAELSMVLTEAAGAVLARGGRTVTAADLPAEYRGSTRAARLRGMEQAERQAILAALAAADGNKSRAATALGISRTTLYARIRALGIRG